In the genome of Podarcis raffonei isolate rPodRaf1 chromosome W, rPodRaf1.pri, whole genome shotgun sequence, one region contains:
- the LOC128406002 gene encoding craniofacial development protein 2-like, with the protein MTLEDEPLRSEGVQHATEEERRKSTSRSRADEAAGPKPKGRSVADMPESERKVQCCKEKYCIGTWNVRTMNLGKLDVVKNEMARINIDILGISELKWTGMGKFSLDDHHIYYCGQESHKRNGVALIVNKRVAKAVLGCNLKNDRMISIRIQGRPFNITVIQVYAPTTGAEETEIDQFYEDLQHLLEMTPKKDVLIIGDWNAKVGSQEIKGTTGKFGLGDQNEAGQRLIEFCQENKLVVTNTLFQQHKRRLYTWTSPDSRHVTLCSTSLENIASIP; encoded by the coding sequence atgacgctggaagatgagcccctcaggtcggaaggcgtccaacatgctactgaggaagagcggaggaaaagtacaagtagatccagagctgatgaagcggctgggccaaagccgaaaggacgctcagttgcggatatgcctgaaagcgaaaggaaagtccaatgctgtaaagaaaaatattgtataggaacctggaatgtaagaaccatgaacctgggtaagttagatgtggtcaaaaatgagatggcaagaataaatattgacatcctgggcatcagtgaactaaaatggacgggaatgggtaaattcagtttggatgaccatcatatctactactgtgggcaagaatcccacaaaagaaatggagtggccctcatagtcaacaaaagagtggcgaaagctgtactgggatgcaatctcaaaaatgatagaatgatctcgatacgaatccaaggcagaccttttaacatcacagtaatccaagtttatgcaccaaccactggtgctgaagaaactgaaattgaccaattctatgaagacttacaacaccttctagaaatgacaccaaagaaggatgttctcattataggggattggaatgctaaagtagggagtcaagagataaaaggaacaactggcaagtttggccttggagatcaaaatgaagcagggcaaaggctcatagagttctgtcaagagaacaagctggtcgtcacaaacacgcttttccaacaacacaagagacgactctacacatggacatcaccaga